Proteins encoded by one window of Rutidosis leptorrhynchoides isolate AG116_Rl617_1_P2 chromosome 7, CSIRO_AGI_Rlap_v1, whole genome shotgun sequence:
- the LOC139859021 gene encoding uncharacterized protein: MGELTELCELPRSVKLDPEINDSWVCGSSNGGKFTTKNLTNLINSKTICAGTNAKESLKNNFVPKKVVFLFGGLERDAYLYVWNLIKEGLISTQFVVPLCDDNIESVDHSLLSCKRVYDIWSKVYNWWGLGRLSNVNLDDLLHGKLSLQSSDASKLIWKAVLWTSCISYR; encoded by the coding sequence ATGGGTGAGTTGACAGAGTTATGTGAGCTGCCGAGGTCTGTTAAATTGGACCCTGAAATCAATGATTCGTGGGTATGTGGTTCGAGTAATGGTGGGAAATTCACAACCAAAAACTTAACAAATTTGATCAATTCGAAAACAATATGTGCAGGTACAAACGCGAAAGAGTCATTAAAAAATAACTTTGTTCCAAAAAAAGTGGTGTTTTTATTTGGAGGGCTAGAAAGAGACGCTTACCTTTACGTGTGGAACTTGATAAAAGAGGGATTGATCTCCACTCAGTTCGTTGTTCCCTTATGTGATGATAATATCGAGTCGGTTGATCACTCTCTCCTTTCGTGCAAAAGAGTATACGACATATGGAGTAAAGTGTATAATTGGTGGGGACTTGGTCGGTTATCAAATGTGAATCTAGATGATCTTCTTCATGGAAAATTAAGTCTTCAAAGTTCGGATGCGAGCAAGCTTATTTGGAAAGCGGTTCTTTGGACGAGTTGCATCTCATATAGATAA
- the LOC139856935 gene encoding GRAS family protein RAD1-like, which produces MAPHFLSTNPCHNEHFINSFKVGVNGIDPRFKIGGTKRKSEAILDVGTNGFSKNDDDQVLGQDLSMSSFYPRRYLSVFDTPIKRSKSVPESSFRDGNLLNGGNVPIRRSNSTNSFQKLRFRDHVWAYSQRYLEAEAIEDAISDYGTIEDEGNRDGMHLVQLLVSCAEVVACRDKSHATKLLAKLREDALVFGSSFQRVASCFMQGLTDRLALVQPLGAVGLIAPAQNLSPIALDKKEEALKLVYETCPHIKFSHFIANLTILEAFEGESYVHVIDLGMTLGLQHGQQWHGLIESMSNQTQTPRRLRITAVGPCADQFVTVGNELEIYALEYNINLEFSVVISNLETLKPEDIKTYENEVLAINSILQLHCVVKESRGALNSVLQIIHLLNPKVLTLVEQDSNHNGPFFLGRFMEALHYYSAIFDALDVTLPKYDTKRAKIEQFYFAEEIKNIISCEGPNRVERHERVDQWRRRMSRAGFQAAPIKILNQAKQWLAMLNICEGYTITEEKGCLVLGWKSKPLVAVSCWKC; this is translated from the coding sequence ATGGCTCCTCACTTCTTGTCAACAAACCCATGTCACAATGAACATTTTATCAATAGTTTTAAAGTGGGTGTCAATGGGATCGATCCTAGATTCAAAATTGGTGGTACGAAACGAAAATCAGAAGCTATTCTTGATGTGGGTACTAATGGTTTTTCCAAAAATGATGATGATCAAGTTCTCGGTCAAGATCTTTCCATGTCGTCTTTCTACCCACGACGTTATTTGTCGGTTTTTGATACTCCAATAAAAAGATCGAAAAGTGTGCCCGAATCGAGTTTTAGAGATGGTAATTTGTTGAATGGAGGAAATGTGCCCATACGTCGGAGCAATAGTACAAATAGTTTCCAAAAACTTCGGTTCCGAGACCATGTTTGGGCATACTCACAAAGATATTTAGAAGCCGAGGCCATCGAGGATGCGATTTCGGACTATGGAACTATCGAAGATGAGGGAAATAGGGACGGAATGCATCTTGTGCAACTACTAGTTTCGTGTGCCGAGGTTGTTGCTTGTCGTGACAAATCTCATGCTACGAAATTATTGGCTAAGCTTCGGGAAGACGCACTTGTTTTCGGGTCATCATTTCAAAGGGTGGCATCATGTTTTATGCAGGGGCTTACAGACCGGCTCGCACTAGTACAACCACTTGGTGCAGTGGGTCTGATAGCCCCTGCACAAAATTTGAGCCCAATTGCATTAGACAAAAAAGAAGAGGCACTAAAACTCGTTTACGAGACATGCCCGCACATTAAATTCAGTCATTTTATCGCTAACTTAACGATACTGGAAGCCTTTGAGGGAGAGAGTTATGTTCATGTTATAGACCTAGGCATGACACTAGGTTTACAACATGGACAGCAATGGCATGGGTTAATCGAGAGTATGTCTAATCAGACTCAGACCCCACGCCGTTTAAGGATCACTGCAGTTGGTCCTTGCGCAGACCAATTTGTTACCGTCGGTAACGAACTAGAAATCTATGCATTAGAATACAACATAAATCTCGAGTTCTCAGTTGTAATAAGTAATTTGGAAACACTTAAACCAGAGGACATTAAAACCTACGAAAACGAAGTCCTAGCAATAAACAGTATTCTCCAGCTTCATTGTGTTGTGAAAGAAAGTCGGGGCGCGTTAAACTCGGTTCTACAAATAATTCACCTGCTCAACCCGAAAGTCTTGACCCTAGTCGAACAGGATTCGAATCATAACGGGCCTTTCTTTCTTGGGAGGTTTATGGAAGCACTACACTATTACTCAGCCATATTCGATGCACTTGATGTAACGCTACCAAAATACGACACTAAACGGGCCAAAATTGAACAATTTTACTTCGCGGAagaaataaaaaatattattagtTGCGAAGGGCCTAATCGTGTTGAAAGGCATGAGCGTGTGGACCAATGGAGAAGAAGAATGAGTCGGGCCGGGTTCCAAGCTGCACCAATTAAAATTTTGAATCAAGCAAAACAATGGCTAGCAATGCTCAATATTTGTGAAGGCTACACGATTACTGAAGAGAAAGGTTGTTTGGTTCTTGGTTGGAAATCTAAGCCGCTTGTCGCAGTTTCTTGCTGGAAATGTTAA